Genomic window (Vulpes lagopus strain Blue_001 chromosome 6, ASM1834538v1, whole genome shotgun sequence):
tttttttaattttacatagaaAAGATTGGCATCTTTGTGATGGTACTAATACTATAATTTTTCTTACAAGCTGTGTGTGATACATGTTTCTTGAGTTTCAGTCATTGGTCTCACTAGCAGTCATCTCTGTTACATTTATCTATTAATTAAGATTAAATTGTTCTGAAGAATTACTCTCAGTTCCTCCCATGTCTAGCTACCACTTCCTGGAAGCATTAGTAGGGTTTTTCTAATGAGAaagtaattttttgaaatatttaggtTTCCACTCAATCATGATAGATTTAAAGCCATGGACATATATCTCTGTTCCCTCTAAAAATCATTACAGATGTAGAAaaggtataatttttaaagttattaatcTACAAACACAAAGAACAGAATAGTAGACAAGAGATATCAGGAAtgtactgatatatatatatatatatataaatcagtaTATATATAATCCATTTATGTATCCACATATCCATccatacatcatatatatatatgtgtgtgtgtgtgtgtgtatatatgtgtgtgtgtatatatatatatatatatatatatatacatatatcatccattctatacatagagagagaagatggaaagCAGAGGGAAGATAGAATGATTGACACAACAGAGCAAAGAACAGTGAGGGGCAAGCAGGTACAGAAGAGAAGCCACTGAATGGCCAACTGCTTCACTCTCTAAAAACTGACTCAGAAATCCAAGCATAAGGAGCTAAAATAGACCGGGGAGAGAGCAGAGCTGAAAACTGGGGAAGATGGTTTAAGACATTATAAGGAACAATTAGATTTCCAGTTTCTCTGTAATTCTGTGCAGATAGAAACCATCAAACTCCCACGTCAGGTAAAATTGAGGCTGAGACTTAGGAGCATGAGATGTTTAGGTATTTTACCATAAGAATAGCAGTGATCTCTTCCCTCCAgtcctgtctttggctcagttccAAGCAACAAAGTAGTTAAATATGTAACTCTTTAGGTAATACATTACAGGATTCATCTCTGGAAAAACTGAAGAATCCTGGAGAGAAAAAAACCTATGCATAGTGAAACATTGTAATGTTCCAatgaaatatttgcaagccacCCTGAATGCGCCTGTTATCCACCCACCATGCATGcatgcaggctctctctctctctttctcaccctctctctgtcacacacacacacacacacacacaccacctatTTCAATCATCTTTTTTAGAATCTCACTAAATGAGtaagaaatgtgaaagaaatagtgaaagagaaataataacattaaaaaatgaaagaaagtcaaGTAAAACCAGGAGATTAGAATGATAAAGTATCTCATtcatgggacacttgggtggctcagtcagttaagtaactgtctttggctcaggtcaagatcccagggtcctgggattgagtgacACTCCATATCGGGCACCCTGCTGGAGAGCCTgctggagagcctgcttctctctctctctctgccattctccttgtttgtgctttctttctctctctaaatgaataaataaataataaaaatatttttttaaaaagtatctcactttttttttttttcaaggaccaCAGTGCTTTACTTTTCATCTGAACAGAATggataatgggggggggggcagtgcccAGGGAGCCGGGCAGCCCTCAGGGTGGGcatggtggggagcagaggggcctCAGGTCGTCAGCCCCGGCTCTGGCTCCATCCGGGTCTTCCCTCCCAGGCTGGGCTTTACTGACTATTCtgtaggagaggggagggaggaggctgggcacGGTGAGCTGGTGAGGACTCAGTCCTGGGGTGCCCATCGATGGGGTTGCCGGCCCCTACTTCCGAGGGCCTCACCTGTTATAATTCCGACATAACTGGGGTAACCGCCTACATTTGCCACTCGTGAGGATGACAATGCCCGTGATGAATAGCACAGCTGCGACCAGCAGCCCCCGCTTCCGGAGAGTGTCCTCGTCGTAGGAGAAGGGGTCGTCCTCGCTGGAACCAGTTGGCCCGACTGGGGGGTCCCGCCTGATGTCTCTGCCTGGAGACTGTCTCTTGGAGAGCGTGGTGCCTTTGGTGGGTTCAGGAGAAGGAGTTGCTCTCAGGCTGCTCTTGCCCGTTGTCATCGTCGTCGCCATCGCCCCATCTGCTGCTAGAAGCTCAGACGCTTCCGGGGGTTGTGGGGTCTGGGTCCCCTCCATCTGCTCCCATGTTATTCCACTAGTCTGCAGGCCCATCCGAGGTGTGGACTGGGGTTCCCGGTGGACTGTGTCTGGGACTGGTGGGGTCAAGGCATTAGCGTTCACACTGGTTAGATCTGCTGGAGAAATGGATGTGGCCTCCTTCAATATCTGTACCTGACGAGGTACCTGACATCGAGCCAGCTGAGCTGCCCCGGCCACCTGCCACGGAGAAGGTGGCCACCGCACAAGAGGTGTTGGCTCGTGCCCGCAACCTCATGTCACCCAGGATGGAAAAGGCCCTGAGTGACCTGGCTCTGCGTACAACCAAGCCTAGTAGCCCtggggcccccagccctgccctgccggCCACCCCACCTGCGACCCTGAAGGGGGTGTCCCAGGACCTGCTAGAGAGGATCCGCTGCAAGGAGGCACAGAAGCAGCTGGCGCAGATGACCCGACACCCAGAGCAGGAGCAACGGCTGCAACGGCTGCAGCGGCTGCCCGAGCTGGCCCGCGTGCTGCGCAGCATCTTTGTGTCCGAGCGTAAGCCTGCACTCACCATGGAGGTGGCCTGCAGCAGGATGGTGGGCAGCTACCCTGCAGCCATGAACCCcggagagatggagaagcacaTACGGCTCCTCTCTGAGTTgctacctgactggctcagcctCCACCACATCCGCACAGACACCTACATCAAGCTGGACAAGGCTGCTGACCTGGCAGGTGTCATCATGAGGCTGGCCCGCCTTGCCCTTGCAGAGGCAGCACTGTGAGCCTTGCGGACACTGGCCTCAGGCTCCTGGCCCGCCCGCTGTGTCCATTTTACTCCCATTAGGAACACGATGCACTTTCCTCCCTTCTGCATTCCCCACTAGGCTTTCTGGCCAGTGTGGATGGTAGGCCTACCCCAGAGCAGCGTATCGTCATTAAACTGGTTTCTGTTGAAAAAACAGAAGTACTCCTTCTGTACTCAGAAAGTACAGATGctttttgatgctttttttttttttttttttttgaggttaaaATCTCCTACATGCTTTATTGGACTTCAAAGAGTCTTATGAAATAACACAGAAAAACCATGTGAGGGTGTCCAGGGGGTACAAGGCAGTCTGCAGCCTAGCACCCTCCTAAGACCAGCCCCAGGTACCTGCACCCCAGGCCCAAAATAGGACCCCAGAGTAA
Coding sequences:
- the LOC121492548 gene encoding FXYD domain-containing ion transport regulator 5-like; protein product: MGLQTSGITWEQMEGTQTPQPPEASELLAADGAMATTMTTGKSSLRATPSPEPTKGTTLSKRQSPGRDIRRDPPVGPTGSSEDDPFSYDEDTLRKRGLLVAAVLFITGIVILTSGKCRRLPQLCRNYNR
- the LOC121493410 gene encoding DNA replication factor Cdt1-like, which codes for MWPPSISVPDEVPDIEPAELPRPPATEKVATAQEVLARARNLMSPRMEKALSDLALRTTKPSSPGAPSPALPATPPATLKGVSQDLLERIRCKEAQKQLAQMTRHPEQEQRLQRLQRLPELARVLRSIFVSERKPALTMEVACSRMVGSYPAAMNPGEMEKHIRLLSELLPDWLSLHHIRTDTYIKLDKAADLAGVIMRLARLALAEAAL